In one window of Skermanella rosea DNA:
- a CDS encoding glycine betaine ABC transporter substrate-binding protein, producing the protein MGIFSRALSVAATSAAAAVMVAALAGPALAAEKKINIGWTAWSDAEAVTKLAKKVMEDRMGYTVQLTMADIGIQYQGIASGNLDAMLMSWQPLTHKPYLDKVGQDVDDLGPMYTRAKLGWVVPAYIPESELKSIEDLSKPEVKQKLGSKIQGIDPGAGLMQASEQALKDYGLTDYQLISASDAAMLAGVERAERRKDWIVATSWSPHWMFAKHELRYLDDPKGSLGGLESVNKLVRKGFYQDQPEAYEFLGRMVLPLADVEAIMFEAQSSSYEQAVDNYIKKNPERIEYWVTGQLKAG; encoded by the coding sequence ATGGGAATTTTTTCCAGGGCTTTGAGCGTCGCCGCAACCTCGGCCGCCGCCGCCGTGATGGTGGCCGCACTGGCCGGTCCCGCGCTGGCCGCCGAGAAGAAGATCAACATCGGCTGGACGGCTTGGTCCGACGCCGAGGCGGTGACCAAGCTGGCGAAGAAGGTCATGGAAGACCGCATGGGCTACACGGTCCAGCTGACCATGGCCGATATCGGCATCCAGTACCAGGGCATCGCGTCGGGCAACCTCGACGCCATGCTGATGTCGTGGCAACCGCTGACCCACAAGCCCTACCTGGACAAGGTCGGTCAGGACGTGGACGATCTCGGCCCGATGTATACCCGCGCCAAGCTGGGCTGGGTGGTTCCGGCCTACATCCCGGAGTCCGAGCTGAAGAGCATCGAGGACCTGAGCAAGCCCGAGGTGAAGCAGAAGCTCGGCAGCAAGATCCAGGGCATCGACCCCGGCGCGGGGCTGATGCAGGCGTCCGAACAGGCGCTGAAGGACTACGGCCTGACGGACTACCAGCTGATCTCGGCCAGCGACGCCGCTATGCTCGCCGGCGTCGAACGGGCGGAGCGCCGCAAGGACTGGATCGTGGCCACCAGCTGGAGCCCGCATTGGATGTTCGCCAAGCACGAGCTGCGCTACCTGGACGATCCCAAGGGATCGCTGGGCGGGCTGGAGAGCGTCAACAAGCTGGTCCGCAAGGGGTTCTACCAGGACCAGCCGGAGGCCTACGAGTTCCTGGGCCGCATGGTGCTGCCGCTGGCTGACGTCGAGGCGATCATGTTCGAGGCCCAGAGCAGCAGCTACGAGCAGGCGGTTGACAACTACATCAAGAAGAACCCGGAGCGGATCGAATACTGGGTCACCGGCCAGTTGAAGGCCGGCTGA
- a CDS encoding ABC transporter permease — protein MDFQIPLDIWVEDLVNYILDNFQPFLDGIAAVVDGFGATIDGALLALPVWLMIALLTAFSGWRVSLRFGLFTLVALLLIVSMGLWTETISTLGLVLAATMLSLILGVPLGVWMARSKLVEGISKTTLDFMQTMPAFVYLIPAVMFFGLGRVPGIIATVIFAMPPAVRLTALGIQQVPVEIVEAARAFGCTDRQLLFRVQLPNARPSIMAGINQTMMLALSMVVIASMIGAGGLGNVVLQGIQRLDIGLGFKSGLAVVLLAIILDRITQSFGAKAAAPSKGRFVMPAFLQRLMPSPARSNPTH, from the coding sequence ATGGATTTCCAGATCCCGCTCGACATCTGGGTCGAAGACCTCGTCAACTATATCCTCGACAATTTCCAGCCGTTCCTGGACGGCATCGCCGCCGTGGTGGACGGATTCGGCGCCACGATCGACGGGGCGCTGCTGGCCCTGCCGGTCTGGCTGATGATCGCCCTGCTGACCGCCTTCTCCGGCTGGCGGGTCAGCCTGCGCTTCGGGCTGTTCACGCTGGTGGCGCTGTTGCTGATCGTCTCCATGGGCCTGTGGACCGAGACGATCTCGACGCTGGGCCTTGTGCTGGCGGCTACCATGCTCAGCCTGATCCTGGGCGTGCCGCTCGGCGTCTGGATGGCGCGGAGCAAGCTGGTCGAGGGCATCTCCAAGACGACGCTGGACTTCATGCAGACCATGCCGGCCTTCGTGTACCTGATCCCGGCCGTCATGTTCTTCGGCCTGGGCCGGGTCCCGGGCATCATCGCCACCGTGATCTTCGCGATGCCCCCGGCGGTCCGCCTGACCGCGCTGGGCATCCAGCAGGTCCCGGTCGAGATCGTGGAGGCCGCCCGCGCCTTCGGCTGCACCGACCGCCAGCTGCTGTTCCGGGTCCAGCTTCCCAACGCCCGGCCGTCGATCATGGCCGGCATCAACCAGACCATGATGCTGGCGCTGTCGATGGTCGTGATCGCCTCGATGATCGGCGCCGGCGGGCTCGGCAACGTGGTGCTCCAGGGCATCCAGCGGCTCGACATCGGGCTGGGCTTCAAGAGCGGCCTGGCCGTCGTGCTACTCGCGATCATCCTTGACCGCATCACCCAGAGCTTCGGGGCCAAGGCCGCGGCACCCTCCAAGGGCCGCTTCGTGATGCCGGCATTCCTGCAACGGCTGATGCCGTCGCCGGCCCGTTCGAACCCGACGCATTAA
- the proV gene encoding glycine betaine/L-proline ABC transporter ATP-binding protein ProV, with amino-acid sequence MAVARPAGTKSKDAAGDVRLDVSNVYKIFADDPKPALDMLNAGATKDEVFKKLGVTVGVKDASFQVRSGEIFVIMGLSGSGKSTMIRLLNRLIEPSAGKIVFDGRDLVQMSKKELIGVRRKDMSMVFQSFALMPHLTALDNAAFGLEIAGVPKQKRHEAALEALEQVGLGQYAQRYPREMSGGMQQRVGLARALANNPTIMLMDEAFSALDPLIRTEMQDELLRLQREHKRTIIFISHDLDEAMRIGDRIAIMEGGSIVQVGTPFEILRNPADDYVRSFFRNVDVSRVLRAGDVAHFQEATAVVRTPGVLQPALEKLAGGNQEYGYVHDQDQRYQGTVSRSSLERALAAEDQPRFVHAFLPDVDPISAETPLHEVMRTVASTECPVPVVDGENKLVGSISPSSLLKTLDREG; translated from the coding sequence GTGGCCGTAGCTCGACCGGCCGGCACGAAATCCAAGGATGCCGCCGGCGATGTCCGGCTCGACGTCTCCAACGTCTACAAGATCTTCGCCGACGATCCGAAGCCGGCGCTCGACATGCTGAACGCGGGCGCCACCAAGGACGAGGTGTTCAAGAAGCTGGGCGTCACCGTCGGCGTCAAGGATGCGAGCTTCCAGGTCCGCAGCGGCGAGATCTTCGTGATCATGGGCCTGTCCGGCTCGGGCAAGTCTACCATGATCCGCCTGCTCAACCGCCTGATCGAGCCGAGCGCCGGCAAGATCGTGTTCGACGGGCGCGACCTCGTGCAGATGTCGAAGAAGGAACTGATCGGCGTCCGCCGCAAGGACATGAGCATGGTGTTCCAGTCCTTCGCGCTGATGCCCCACCTGACCGCGCTGGACAATGCCGCCTTCGGGCTCGAGATCGCAGGCGTGCCCAAGCAGAAGCGCCACGAGGCTGCCCTGGAGGCGCTGGAGCAGGTCGGGCTGGGCCAGTACGCCCAGCGCTATCCGCGCGAGATGTCGGGCGGCATGCAGCAGCGTGTCGGCCTTGCCCGGGCGCTCGCCAACAACCCGACCATCATGCTGATGGACGAGGCCTTCTCCGCCCTCGACCCGCTGATCCGGACCGAGATGCAGGACGAGCTGCTGCGCCTCCAGCGCGAGCACAAGCGGACCATCATCTTCATCTCCCACGACCTTGACGAGGCCATGCGGATCGGCGACCGGATCGCGATCATGGAGGGCGGCAGCATCGTCCAGGTCGGCACGCCCTTCGAGATCCTGCGCAACCCGGCCGACGATTATGTCCGCTCCTTCTTCCGCAACGTGGACGTGTCGCGCGTGCTGCGCGCCGGCGACGTGGCGCATTTCCAGGAGGCGACGGCCGTCGTCCGCACGCCGGGCGTGCTCCAGCCGGCGCTGGAGAAGCTGGCCGGGGGCAACCAGGAATACGGCTATGTCCACGACCAGGACCAGCGCTACCAGGGCACCGTGTCGCGCAGCTCGCTGGAGCGCGCGCTGGCGGCGGAGGACCAGCCCCGCTTCGTCCACGCCTTTCTGCCCGACGTCGATCCGATCTCGGCCGAGACTCCGCTGCACGAGGTGATGCGCACCGTCGCCTCGACCGAATGCCCGGTCCCCGTGGTGGACGGCGAGAACAAGCTGGTCGGCTCGATCTCGCCCTCGTCCCTGCTGAAGACCCTGGACCGGGAGGGCTGA
- a CDS encoding electron transfer flavoprotein subunit beta, with protein sequence MIDVAVLLSVGRHPASGRPRRAPLDAQALELALRLVEGGHAARVHALHAGDPANPALRDYLGMGLDRLEVLELASGADPVPALATRLRALAPALVLAGAVAEGGEDSGMVPYLVARSLERPLVPDVVALELSGGGAELTQALPRGRRRLVGAGLPLVATLHGSAPAARQSAFARARRGVVDVLPAEGVADDFLADCTVRPWRAKPRLMVSRRGGSALDRLKAATETRTGQGRLMVRPSPEDAASAIYECLIEQGMIR encoded by the coding sequence ATGATTGACGTGGCCGTCCTGCTCTCCGTCGGGCGCCATCCGGCGTCGGGCCGCCCCAGGCGCGCGCCGCTCGACGCCCAGGCGCTGGAACTGGCGCTTCGGCTGGTCGAAGGCGGCCATGCCGCCCGCGTCCATGCGCTCCATGCCGGGGACCCGGCGAACCCGGCGCTCCGCGATTACCTCGGCATGGGCCTGGACCGGCTGGAGGTGCTGGAACTGGCGTCCGGCGCCGACCCGGTCCCGGCCCTCGCGACCCGCCTGCGGGCGCTGGCGCCGGCGCTCGTCCTGGCCGGGGCGGTCGCCGAAGGTGGCGAAGACAGCGGCATGGTGCCTTATCTGGTGGCACGATCGCTGGAACGTCCGCTCGTTCCGGACGTTGTCGCGCTGGAGCTTTCCGGCGGCGGCGCCGAACTGACCCAGGCACTGCCGCGCGGACGGCGCCGGCTGGTCGGTGCCGGGCTGCCACTGGTCGCGACTTTGCATGGATCGGCGCCGGCGGCGCGCCAGAGCGCATTCGCCCGCGCCCGGCGCGGCGTCGTCGACGTCCTGCCGGCCGAGGGCGTCGCCGATGACTTCCTCGCGGATTGCACCGTCCGGCCGTGGCGGGCCAAGCCCAGGCTGATGGTGTCCCGGCGGGGCGGCTCGGCGCTCGACCGCCTGAAGGCGGCGACCGAGACCAGGACCGGACAGGGCAGGCTGATGGTCCGTCCGTCGCCTGAAGACGCGGCGTCGGCGATCTACGAATGCCTGATCGAACAGGGAATGATTCGTTGA
- a CDS encoding electron transfer flavoprotein subunit alpha/FixB family protein, translated as MTRKRRDPRAELLALTVSEQPRRRIARGAVPAPGGRRRRDPRAERAGAAVQVGARRRFDWSGAALAHPGQQGRLETAAAAGPSVRIIDDPAFLVLVVLDQPDGEITDHDRQVIAAGRVLADAGGGAVVALAAAPDLGAAGIDRVMKVDFELFAGYCPERRTALVLAAVDSLKPRHVLFAESASGGADLARRVAAATGERLFPGVQTLTPTQAGRRACGGSSELSRAPARLMSIAPDAVPPLDDVRHEARPIPAPDPAFPVSAGIRFARLLETDPDRLSLAEADFIVSAGNGLTDWVSFAELAEVLGATRGGSRVVCDAGHLPRDRQIGASGTLVTARCYFALGIAGAPQHLQGISEVKHVIAVNTDLHAEMIKRADLAIVADAQAVMPALIRHARERRRERGGHD; from the coding sequence ATGACCCGCAAGCGGCGCGATCCCCGGGCCGAACTGCTGGCCCTGACGGTGTCGGAGCAGCCGCGCCGGCGCATCGCCCGGGGAGCCGTACCGGCACCGGGCGGCCGGCGGCGCCGCGATCCCCGGGCCGAGCGCGCCGGGGCCGCCGTCCAGGTCGGAGCGCGGCGCCGCTTCGACTGGAGCGGCGCCGCCCTGGCCCATCCGGGGCAGCAGGGTCGCCTAGAGACCGCAGCCGCGGCCGGGCCTTCCGTCCGGATCATCGACGACCCGGCGTTCCTGGTGCTGGTCGTCCTGGACCAGCCCGATGGCGAGATCACCGACCATGACCGCCAGGTAATCGCCGCCGGACGCGTCCTCGCCGATGCCGGCGGGGGGGCCGTGGTGGCGCTTGCCGCCGCGCCGGACCTTGGCGCCGCCGGTATCGATCGGGTTATGAAGGTTGACTTCGAACTATTTGCCGGCTATTGCCCGGAGCGACGCACCGCCCTGGTGCTCGCCGCGGTGGACAGTCTGAAGCCGCGACACGTGCTGTTTGCCGAAAGTGCTTCCGGCGGTGCCGATCTGGCGCGCCGCGTCGCGGCGGCAACCGGCGAACGGCTGTTTCCGGGTGTCCAGACACTGACACCGACCCAGGCGGGCCGGCGTGCCTGCGGTGGCTCATCGGAACTGAGCCGTGCCCCGGCGCGGCTGATGAGCATCGCTCCCGATGCCGTTCCGCCGCTCGACGATGTCCGCCACGAGGCGCGGCCGATCCCGGCTCCGGATCCGGCCTTCCCGGTATCGGCGGGCATCCGCTTCGCGCGCCTGCTGGAGACCGACCCTGACCGGCTCTCGCTGGCCGAAGCGGATTTCATCGTCAGCGCCGGCAACGGCCTGACCGACTGGGTGTCGTTCGCCGAACTGGCGGAGGTGCTGGGGGCCACGCGCGGCGGCAGCCGCGTCGTCTGCGACGCCGGGCATCTGCCCAGGGACCGCCAGATCGGCGCGTCCGGAACGCTGGTGACGGCGCGCTGCTATTTCGCGCTGGGGATCGCGGGAGCGCCCCAGCATCTGCAAGGCATATCGGAGGTAAAGCACGTCATCGCCGTCAACACCGACCTTCACGCCGAGATGATCAAGCGCGCCGACCTCGCGATCGTGGCCGACGCCCAGGCGGTCATGCCGGCCCTGATCCGGCATGCGCGCGAACGCCGCCGCGAGCGGGGTGGTCATGATTGA
- a CDS encoding DUF3483 domain-containing protein, producing MIATTLSAIVIATLAAGLLLALVQARRWRAGRAADVDIVAGLKALPRRYLVDVHEVVARNSFNSRFHALTAGGFLASLVLIVALALPPLRHGAVWGLLSLALAAMLAGGLMVGWRRRVERPAELSGGRFSRLPFALLAYAAAFLAVALDQAAGGVLPVWLALALVLAGAWGCAELVLGVWKGPLKHAIHGALHLVAHPRPLRFRDGAGRDSAIRPLDLEAPRLGAERPVDFDWNRLLGFDACVQCGRCETACPAYAAGLPLNPKKLIQDLVTALDEDGSDRNYAGHGHPGRPVGSAQGGPAEPVIGPTVHPDTLWACTTCRACVQECPMMIEHVDAVVDLRRFQTLELGATPGKAAGMLEELRATDNPGGRPLSRRLDWAVDLDLPLLADRGGCDVLLWLGDGAFELRTQRSLRALVKLLRRAGVDFAVLGAEELDCGDVARRLGDEATFQDLARRNVTTLRRYRFDRIVTADPHALHTLRNEYRPFGLDVPVVHHTAFLLDLLRDGRLKAETRLSESVTYHDPCYLGRYNGEIEAPRDLLDAIGVARVEMERSGLRSSCCGGGGGAPLTDVAGERRIPDVRMDHARATGAATVAVACPNCALMLEGVVGPRPQVAEIAELVLAATEPRP from the coding sequence ATGATCGCGACGACGCTCTCCGCCATCGTCATCGCCACTCTGGCCGCAGGCCTGCTGCTGGCCCTGGTCCAGGCCCGGCGTTGGCGCGCGGGCCGCGCGGCCGACGTGGATATCGTCGCCGGGCTGAAGGCGCTGCCGCGCCGCTACCTGGTCGATGTCCACGAGGTCGTGGCGCGCAACAGTTTCAATTCCCGGTTCCACGCGCTGACGGCCGGCGGCTTCCTCGCCTCGCTGGTGCTGATCGTGGCGTTGGCCCTGCCGCCGCTACGGCACGGCGCCGTCTGGGGCCTGCTGAGCCTGGCGCTGGCGGCCATGCTGGCGGGCGGCCTGATGGTCGGCTGGCGCCGCCGGGTCGAGCGGCCGGCGGAACTGTCCGGCGGACGCTTCAGCCGGCTGCCCTTCGCGCTGCTGGCCTATGCCGCGGCCTTCCTGGCGGTGGCGCTGGACCAGGCCGCCGGGGGTGTCCTGCCGGTATGGCTGGCCCTGGCGCTGGTGCTGGCCGGCGCCTGGGGCTGCGCGGAACTGGTGCTGGGCGTCTGGAAGGGACCCCTGAAGCACGCGATTCACGGCGCCCTCCATCTGGTCGCCCATCCCCGCCCCCTGCGGTTCCGGGACGGCGCCGGCCGCGACAGCGCGATCCGGCCGCTCGACCTGGAGGCGCCGAGGCTGGGGGCCGAGCGTCCGGTGGATTTCGACTGGAACCGGCTGCTCGGGTTCGACGCCTGCGTCCAGTGCGGCCGGTGCGAGACGGCCTGCCCGGCCTATGCCGCCGGCCTGCCGCTGAACCCCAAGAAGCTGATCCAGGACCTGGTGACGGCGCTGGACGAGGATGGATCGGATCGGAACTATGCCGGCCATGGCCATCCCGGGCGCCCCGTCGGCAGTGCCCAGGGCGGCCCCGCCGAACCCGTCATCGGCCCGACGGTGCATCCGGATACCCTGTGGGCCTGCACCACCTGCCGCGCCTGCGTGCAGGAGTGCCCGATGATGATCGAGCATGTCGATGCCGTGGTCGACCTGCGGCGCTTCCAGACCCTGGAACTGGGCGCCACCCCGGGCAAGGCGGCCGGCATGCTGGAGGAGCTTCGGGCGACCGACAATCCGGGCGGACGGCCGCTGTCCCGGCGGTTGGACTGGGCGGTGGACCTGGACCTGCCGCTCCTTGCCGACCGGGGCGGGTGCGACGTACTGCTGTGGCTGGGCGACGGGGCGTTCGAGCTGCGGACCCAGCGGTCCCTGAGGGCGCTGGTGAAGCTGCTCCGCCGCGCCGGGGTCGATTTCGCGGTGCTGGGGGCGGAAGAGCTGGACTGCGGCGACGTCGCCCGGCGGCTCGGCGACGAGGCGACATTCCAGGATCTGGCACGGCGCAACGTCACCACGTTGCGCCGTTATCGTTTCGACCGAATCGTCACCGCCGATCCCCACGCGCTCCATACCCTTCGGAACGAGTACCGGCCGTTCGGGCTCGACGTTCCGGTGGTCCACCACACCGCCTTCCTGCTGGACCTGCTGCGGGACGGTCGACTGAAGGCGGAGACCCGGCTTTCGGAGTCCGTGACATACCATGATCCCTGCTATCTCGGCCGCTACAACGGCGAGATCGAGGCACCCCGGGATCTTCTCGACGCGATCGGCGTCGCCCGCGTCGAGATGGAGCGCTCCGGCCTGCGGTCGAGCTGCTGCGGCGGCGGCGGCGGGGCGCCGCTGACCGACGTGGCGGGCGAGCGGCGCATTCCCGACGTCCGCATGGACCATGCCCGCGCGACCGGCGCCGCGACGGTGGCGGTGGCCTGTCCCAACTGCGCGCTGATGCTGGAAGGCGTGGTCGGACCGAGGCCGCAGGTCGCCGAGATCGCCGAACTGGTCCTGGCCGCCACGGAGCCGCGGCCATGA
- a CDS encoding NADH:flavin oxidoreductase: MSPVEALLRPLKIKHLTIRNRVMSTSHAPSYGSDGKPKERYQLYHEEKAKGGIGLTMFGGSSSVALDSPAAPWNQISVADDSVVPFFREFSDRIHAHGAALMVQLTHMGRRTKWDTENWLPTVSASPRREPASRTIPKEMEDTDIRRIVADYAAAARRCKEGGLDGFELSAAHGHLIDQFWSPSVNRRTDKYGGSLENRMRFGIEVLEACREAVGDDYVIGIRMSGDELIDDGLTHEDCVAIARTYAGRGLIDFANVLGGQARDHLAHAIVLPNMSFPVAPFLFLPSAIKREVDIPVFHAQRVTDLNTAGRAVAEGHVDMVAMTRAHIADPHLVRKLMEGRMDDIRQCVGAGYCIDRIYAGGDALCIQNAATGRERTMPHVIPKADAKKRVVVVGGGPGGLEAARVCAERGHSVVLFEKNAATGGQITIAAKATWREALTGITRWLTQQAARLGTDMRLGVEATPDLIEAEKPDVIILATGGHPSRGDVKGAELAVTTWDMLSGTVEPADNILLYDGTGQHHASSCAEFLAKRGALVEIATQDRMIAEEVGATNQPIHLRELYKLGVVMSPNLQLTEIYREGNKLVAVLRNEFTHEEEERLVDQVVVEFGTLPNEGLYFDLKERSVNRGEMDLRALVEGRPQPHRSNGHAVLYRIGDGVAGRNIHAAIYDAARLCKDL, encoded by the coding sequence ATGTCTCCCGTCGAAGCGCTTCTCCGCCCCTTGAAAATCAAGCACCTGACCATCCGCAACCGGGTGATGAGCACGTCGCACGCGCCGTCCTACGGTTCGGACGGCAAGCCCAAGGAGCGCTACCAGCTCTATCACGAGGAGAAGGCGAAAGGCGGCATCGGCCTGACCATGTTCGGGGGCTCGTCGTCGGTGGCGCTCGACAGCCCGGCGGCCCCGTGGAACCAGATCTCGGTCGCCGACGACAGCGTCGTCCCCTTCTTCCGGGAGTTCTCCGACCGCATCCACGCCCATGGCGCGGCATTGATGGTCCAGCTCACCCATATGGGCCGCCGGACCAAGTGGGATACCGAGAATTGGCTGCCCACCGTGTCGGCTTCGCCCCGGCGGGAGCCGGCCAGCCGGACCATCCCGAAGGAGATGGAGGACACCGACATCCGGCGCATCGTCGCCGATTACGCCGCCGCGGCGCGCCGCTGCAAGGAGGGCGGGCTCGACGGGTTCGAGTTGTCGGCCGCCCACGGCCACCTGATCGACCAGTTCTGGAGCCCCTCGGTCAACCGGCGCACCGACAAGTACGGCGGCAGCCTGGAGAACCGGATGCGGTTCGGCATCGAGGTGCTGGAGGCCTGCCGAGAGGCGGTCGGCGACGACTACGTCATCGGCATCCGCATGTCCGGCGACGAGCTGATCGACGACGGCCTGACCCACGAGGACTGCGTCGCCATCGCCCGCACCTATGCCGGGCGCGGCCTGATCGACTTCGCCAACGTGCTGGGCGGGCAGGCGCGGGACCATCTGGCCCACGCGATCGTGCTGCCCAACATGTCGTTCCCGGTGGCCCCTTTCCTGTTCCTGCCCAGCGCCATCAAGCGCGAGGTGGACATCCCCGTCTTCCACGCCCAGCGGGTGACCGACCTGAACACCGCCGGCCGCGCCGTGGCGGAGGGGCACGTGGACATGGTCGCCATGACCCGCGCCCACATCGCCGACCCGCATCTGGTGCGGAAGCTGATGGAAGGGCGGATGGACGATATCCGGCAATGCGTCGGGGCGGGCTACTGCATCGACCGGATCTATGCGGGTGGCGACGCCCTGTGCATCCAGAACGCGGCCACCGGCCGCGAGCGGACGATGCCGCACGTCATTCCCAAGGCCGACGCGAAGAAGCGCGTGGTGGTGGTCGGCGGCGGCCCCGGCGGGCTGGAGGCGGCGCGGGTCTGCGCCGAGCGCGGCCATTCCGTGGTGTTGTTCGAGAAGAACGCCGCGACCGGCGGCCAGATCACCATCGCCGCCAAGGCGACCTGGCGGGAGGCCCTGACCGGCATCACCCGCTGGCTGACCCAGCAGGCGGCGAGGCTCGGCACCGACATGCGCCTCGGCGTCGAGGCGACACCCGACCTGATCGAGGCGGAGAAGCCCGACGTGATCATCCTGGCGACCGGCGGCCATCCCAGCCGGGGCGACGTCAAGGGCGCCGAACTGGCCGTCACCACCTGGGACATGCTGTCCGGCACCGTGGAGCCCGCCGACAATATCCTGCTGTACGACGGCACCGGCCAGCACCACGCCTCGTCCTGCGCCGAGTTCCTGGCGAAGCGCGGCGCCCTGGTGGAGATCGCGACCCAGGACCGCATGATCGCCGAGGAGGTCGGGGCCACCAACCAGCCGATCCACCTGCGCGAGCTGTACAAGCTGGGCGTCGTCATGTCGCCCAACCTCCAGCTCACCGAGATCTACAGGGAAGGCAACAAGCTGGTCGCGGTGCTGCGCAACGAGTTCACCCACGAGGAGGAGGAGCGGCTGGTCGACCAGGTCGTGGTCGAGTTCGGCACCCTGCCCAACGAGGGCCTGTATTTCGACCTGAAGGAGCGCTCGGTCAATCGGGGCGAGATGGACCTGCGGGCCCTGGTCGAGGGCCGGCCGCAACCCCATCGGAGCAACGGGCACGCGGTCCTCTACCGCATCGGCGACGGGGTCGCCGGGCGCAATATCCATGCGGCGATCTACGACGCCGCCCGCCTGTGCAAGGATCTGTGA
- a CDS encoding DUF4351 domain-containing protein gives MPAGMVEAGLLDFGYVLIDLETIADDELSRHPDLQAGLLVLKYAGSDADPRETLERLLTIGAAAGLAVIVSVVRYLFSAAETLDRQHLRTILGRIVPEESELIMSNALREVMAEARAEGVILSEAKGHARGKAEMLLRLLGRRFGPVPEETAQRVRAASIEDLDSWAETIFDAPTLDAVFNDLH, from the coding sequence GTGCCGGCCGGGATGGTTGAAGCGGGGCTGCTCGATTTCGGTTATGTCCTGATCGACCTGGAGACGATCGCCGATGACGAACTGTCCCGGCATCCCGATCTTCAGGCGGGCCTGCTGGTGCTGAAATACGCGGGCAGCGACGCCGACCCGCGAGAAACCCTGGAACGGCTGCTGACGATCGGGGCGGCAGCCGGCCTGGCGGTGATCGTATCGGTGGTGAGATACTTGTTCAGCGCGGCGGAAACCCTGGACCGCCAGCATTTGAGGACGATCTTGGGCCGCATCGTGCCGGAGGAGAGTGAATTGATCATGTCGAACGCGCTTCGCGAAGTCATGGCCGAGGCCCGCGCCGAAGGCGTGATCCTTAGCGAAGCCAAGGGCCACGCCAGGGGCAAGGCCGAGATGTTGCTTCGCCTGCTCGGCCGACGCTTCGGACCGGTGCCGGAGGAGACGGCCCAACGGGTGCGCGCGGCATCGATCGAAGATCTGGACAGCTGGGCCGAAACCATTTTCGACGCGCCGACGCTCGACGCGGTTTTCAACGATCTTCATTGA